The DNA window TACGTACCTCTTCAGCAATTCGCAACAAAACTGGCTCCTTGTAAGACTGTGATATGCCTTTCAAGTATCTGCAATCAAAAGTGACATAAGTTCAGACCACCAAACCTTGGTGGAAACTACTCGATAATTGGATGTTTGCAAACAGATGAGCCATAAAGGAGCATTTTTGCTAACCTCTTAAAAGTACTATAAAAGAGACAATGAGTAAATAGATGGAAAAATGAGAGCCCAGGGGTAAAAACATCTCCTACGCACATTCTACTTTCAATGGCAATCACTAATCCAATATGAATCCTTACGTTTAACGGACGGTATGGTCGAAAACCATACAAAAGGAAACTTCATCAGCaatatggtctttcacttgtACACCATTGTGAACATCTAAATCAACTTTCACAGGAATTAGCCAGGTTGAGTGACCTGCCTGCTCTTGAAGCAAATACTAGCTAAAAGGGCTTTTAGGCAACATGACCCAAACAAGAAATATACAAGGAAATTGTACAATGGATGTCTTTGACTTGTTGACCTGTGCATACAGGCAGGCATATTCAGGGGcatttgaaatgatatatacaAGATGGCACctcaatttgaaaacaaaggCTGGTAAAAGCTTTTCCTGGTGTTTGGGTGCATTTATTGAATCAAGTGAATCAAACAGCATACTGTTTCCTTGCTAAGCTTTGACCTTGTCTGACCTCCTCTCTGTTCTATCTTACTTAATGCACTCTTTGCCATCAACTAATATGAAAGCTGAAatcatgtgtatgtacaattacaatATCTAGAGTGACAGAttaactctagagggcgctatcacAACTGACTCACATTAATTTCAGTAGGCACAACAGTAGCAATTTTTTTCCCTCCACAGctacatttaaataaaaaagaCCAACAGAGGGCGCTCTGACCATCGAAAATTGCAAAATTAAAAGTGCATGTTTGTGTACTTTCAATGAAAAATGAATGAGATGTTACtactataaaaataaaaagtattgTGTGACATTTTACAACTCTGGTGACATAACAAACTTATGAGATTAAGAATTGGCAGATGACATCACTGATGCCTCAGAACATTAAATTAACAAAATAGAGATTTATAATAGCATTGTTCAAGTTATGGTTGTATGCAAAGCCCTATCATCAGTGGTTGTTATACACAGCCTTTAGCATAGCTGCTGAAGTTACCTTATCAACAAAACATGCTAATAAGTAGTTATtatatctatttaaaaaaagaagaattctGTAGGAGAGATTCATTTACATGAGATTTTAGATTCTTAAAGTAAGCATGTTGTCATTCTCTTCTAAAGACAAGTGCCAAAAAAAGGCCCAAAATACCAATCTCAACTAACCCGGGTCCCCATCAATAACTCGTCTCaatcttgattttttttatatcacaaCAATCTGTCTTTACAACTTTATAGTCTTGCATTTAAAAAGTAAACCTAAGTGAGCAGGttgtatcatttcattggaAGTAAGTGTGGGGTCCAAGTCTGCAATttacaaccatagaccctacacagaTGTCAAGTCAAGAGTAATTAAAACACCGCAACAAAATTGGCagtaaaaattaacatgaagTTTGACCTTTGGGAAGATTGGTTTCTATGGACAAGTTGACAGAGGGGTGAGTTGAATAGATTAAATTAATCAATATGGGATGAGTTGATATGGGACAAGTTGAGAAAGGGACAAAATGATCTGAtaccaatacatgtacctttTTGTTACGGCTCATTTATTGGTGACTACTATCTTACCTTTGATAATATTCTTCCATGACTTCAGGCTTGTGATGTCTATAGTGAGACTTCCTAGTCTTTTtctaaatgtttaaaaaaagagaaaaagttGCTAGTATCTTGAATGTTTCATATGTTGTATATGTTGTATAACAACGTACAATtggtttgaatgaatgaatgaatgaatgaatggacaaAATTCATAACACTTGTGTCTGCTATCACAGTCATTTTAAAAGCTTTTGTGAAGACTATTAATAtctgggttgtcagtggcccTGTGGTTAAAAACCACTtccctcttaccactgcagttgaacccattcagggtatgattaaatttaccacactgtaagtaagaagcaTGTTGTTCAGTTGAACGCAGGTTTTCCCATGttctctggtttcctcctgtaCTCATACTGAACCCATGAAGGATGGCCCTAACTGTTCTTGGGAGATAAGAGTTTATATACTTacagaactatccagtataaataaaagagtatttatttataattttgcaTTGACTGGTTATGATAActtaatatgatatgataattttAAAACTGAAAAGTAGCCTAATAATTTAAATACTATGTTACAGTTAACAATTTttctctgtatttttttttactttaattcaAATGATATTATGGAACATTTGGAATAAATGTAATGTTAAGAAGTATAGTTGTATGTATCATTTGTTCTTAGATAAGCACAAATACTGCCAATGTTTTGCTCAACAAGTTCAGTACTATAAGTGAGGTGTGAGATTTGAGTTGTCAGCCCTGTCATTGTTTTGAAAGTGATGAATCAAAAACCATAATATGCTTCAAAACTCTGATTTGGTTACTTGGCCTTATGTCATGCATTCTCTAAATAAATGGTAACCATAGTGATACAAACCTTTATCTCCGGGTATCATTAAAAATTTTCATCAGGTTGttaaatcatagtaataattagttcttgtaGTTCTGTGTAGTTCTTGTTCACAAACAAGGGttataattaattatatgtaACATTTAGCTTGTATGCTCAGCTTGATATGCTCTGTCAAACTGTCTACTCAGCAGTAAAGCCAGCAGGCAGACAGTTTGATAACAAGTGCCCTTGACTGCGTAACAAGAACTAGTCATTACTATTTTATCTCCATGGAAACTTACATACCTGGTAGTCCTGACAGAATATACTAACAAGTGTATTGTACGAATGCCTACAAATAAAAAGGAGAAAGTAGGCACTGTGAATTAGTCATTATTATACTGACAATAATCATAGAAGTATGAGACATCACTAATACAGCAATGTGATAATTAATCAAAACTGTAAACATCagtacaatgtctgtagatcACATGCTAATGGCTGTATGTGACATGGATCTAAACAAGCTATGGGCATTTTCCAATCTTATATAGCAATTATAGGGAATCAAATAAGTGAGAATTACAACTAACAAGCATGtcataatcatatcatatcatatatcatatcatatcatatcatatcatatatcaaaatACAGCTTTAAAAGGCTATAGCCTATGAGCTGATCAATGTCAAATTATCCAAAAAACGAACAATCaccaacacatacatgtaataatgaatGATTACTAGAATATTTAGATTTAAGTCTATGGTCAGAATTAATCATGACAGATTTAAATGTGTCTTGCTTATATTGTGCAGCTACAGGGTAGTCCTATCGTcatgcttgcatacggagtaagtagTCCATTCCTTTTTTTCTTCTTGGTGTTGAGGgccatgtcagtaatctagacccgtgcaccgtctgcaagcaggactatacatAGGGTAGTTACCAGTCCTGCtggcatacggagtaatccgggactcgattctgacaattgtccctccatTTGAGGGTCGTGTCCGTAATAtgtagacccgtgcaccgtctacAAGCAGAACTAGGTAGTTACATACATAGACTTGGTGAATGACAATAcatgaaaattgaaatgttggCAATCATTGGACACGTCACTAATTTAATGTACTTACTCTGGGTAATTCCTCGTTATCGTCTTCAAACATTCTCTCGTTCCACACGCATGCATAAAGTCGAGGATTTCAAGATAAACTGCGAGCTTCATGTTGTCCAAGTGTGTCTGGAGCGACAAGGAACTTTGCTCAAGACTCACAAGTTAACCATTCTGACAAAATTGCATTCCTCCTTCTATCGACTGATTGTTTATACAACGTGGTGTTAAAACCTCTGTGGTAGCATTTCACTGATTTTTCTGTCTATACAATTTAAAATCACACAAACTCTTATGATGATCAAGGATCTTCCTCCTCCTGTGATTAAATATAGCGCCCTCTTAGTTTTacgtaacctttgaccttatttTTGCTCCGGGGACCAATCAAATCGGCCGTTTCAACTCGAGGCCGTGCTATTTGAACATGGCGGATATGAGATGACGCTGTGTCCactttgttgtttatttcaggAAGTCTTTCTGTGCACTTTGCGTCGTAAAATTTCATATGTTTGCTACAAATAGAGGCGATGAGTATTCGAGACACATTTCCCTTGCGGAAACGACGGTATTCTAATGGTAAACAGACGCCGCGACGAAGTAATCGACTGTCCTTCCAAGGTTTGTCAATTTCAATGCACTCGCACATAGATTTGCAGGCTTCACACTAATTTACATTACTGTTTTCAGTTTATCGCCCTCGTTGACACACACGCACCCATGTCACAAACATTTACAACACAGCCACTATTTAATAGCTTCATTATTATGTAGATGCTTAGATAATGTGACAGGTTTGGTATATCAATCGATCCCTGGCAAACAACCCATAAAACGTTTACACCAAATTTTTTAGACAGAAATGCAGGAAAAGATTTGGGGGACCATGTAGTGTTTGCATTGgactttaatttgtatttttgtcaGTTTTAAACAGTAAACACCAAAGTTGTACTAGATGACCTGCAGTGTATCAATAATATTATGAATAACAAGTTActttttacataaaaattataaGGAATCAAATAAGTGAGAATTACTAGCATgtgataataatgaattattaGTATAGGATTTGTATACAGACAAGACAACAGAAGTCCAGTCAGAGCATAGACATTGAAGAAACATCTCTTCAAAGTCTATAGTCAGAGTTAATCGTGACAGATTTAAATGTGTCTTGCTTATATCACAGGTATAACTGTTTCTTTATTTCCTTACACAGGACGGTTAGATAGTCGGGTATCAttgaatgaatcaatgaatagTTCAATTGATGGAGAACCTGAGATAACCTGGGATAACAGCTCTCCATCAcccagaaagtgtacaagacttggtatgtatatatctatatgtatatcaaCAATCAGATGTAGTCTTAATTAATCCTCTACTGTCTAAGTTGATTAGTAGTGAGTGGTTGTGTATAGAATAAGTGCAATAATATATTCCCTAGATTGTACTCAATGTGACTCAGTGACTCGGACCACACAAAGACACTTTTTGATAGGTTGCATCCCTTGAAAGAACATCATGCACTCCCTAGGTTGGGGACAAAGGCTGTCAACATCCTTCAATTATGCAGGAATAGTTGGGTGGTAGTCTAGCAAGTATGGTGCCATAATGACTGATCATCATCTAACCTTTAGCCAACAGAGGATTAATTACATTATTTAGTAGTGAGAAAACtatgaattgaaataaataGCTATAACTTGCATCATGCAAACTGTAATCACTTTATTGTTAGGAGTCTGCCAATTAGCCGTTATCAGatttcacaacaacaaaacctACAGTTAGCGTGAAGTAACTTTAAACCATAATTGTAAAACATCCtgtggaaataaaaaaaaaaataatctttcaGGAGATATCATATCAGAATTTCGGGAAAATCTATAGCTtgaagttgaaataaaaatgagatttcatttgttttaccCAACATCCATGATAATCTTATTACAGCTAGCAGAATCAGGAAAGGAGGCCATGTAACAGATGTGTCAGAAATCGTCAAGAGATTGACTGTTCCTTGTAATGGTTCACCAGTAAGtactgtttttagcacaactgaactgatatggtgtgtgtgtgtgtgtgtgcgtgcgtgtgtgtgtgtgtgtgtgtgtgtgtgtgtgtgtgtgtgtgtgtgtgtgtgtgtgtgtgtgtgtgtgtgtgtgtgtgtgtgtgtgtgtgtgtgtgtgtgtgtgtgtgtgtgtgtggatcaTTGGAAGATCAGGGACCCAGTGGAGTGACTTTGTGAAAGCTGGTATCCAGAGTTGccaagtttaaacattattacTAATCAAATGACCAGTCACCTGGATAGATGAGTCTACATATGTCTAGGACAATTGATGTTGTatattcattaatattttatttaatgatttttatcCTCTATAGGATTCATCAAACACTGACAAACCAAGTACTCCTACACTTCTTGGACTTTGGATGAAGAAAGATGGAACAGAGGTCAATAAAGCTGTTGACAATTCCAAGAAGTCAATCAAAGCCACTCAAACACCTGTTAGGAGGAGGTAATATCCATGTATGATTTGTCAAGTACAACTAGTTTATGTGTTTTGTCTGTTAATTGTCACTTTCTGAAATGAATCATTAAACACATTCAAATTATctgtatattttacatgtaaatatagcTGTATCTATAAAATATTGGGTTTTAAAAATGATACTCTTGTTCTGATGTAAAAATTAATTCATATAACAATTTACTTCAGGTCAGTATTTGAATTGAAAGTAAAGTTTGGTGATAATAgtttaagttttaatatcagTGACAGTCAAAATTTGAAGTATTTATAGCTGTGACATTTTTTGTAGagtttctgtttcattatatttcataattttgttgtgttatcatttatttacttaGAAATAAAAGGAAGGTGCGAAGTGGCAGACCAGCCAGTATTAGCTCATCCCAGGTGACTAAGTATATGAGGAAGCTGATAGAAGAAACTGAAGCTCATGAATTGATGGCAAAGGAAGACAATGAGGACGCTATAACTGATAAGTAAGTACTCCACCAGATAGTCTAATATCCActcattaaaaataaagatatttttgtGCATTTCTAAATGCcttgtataattgtattattacaCGTAAAAACATCAAGGGGTCGCCATGGGTAGAGGTTCTATGGCTACATCAAGTACAGTACTTGAGTAGCCATAGAACCCCTACccatggtggagggtctatggtgtagcTCAATAATAAAAGGTTAGATATATATTTAAAAGTAACTTTGAAGTTGACCAGGTTGATAGGATGAGCATATTCAGCTGGTATATATTGTTGCCATTCCTTTTGATAACAAAGAAGTGTCAAATATGTTCATTAATAATActaacacatttttttgtaaagaacCAATCTATCAATCAAAATTGCTCAGAGGTGCTGTACAATACTAAAAAGGGggtaaaaattacaaaaagtcAGCCAAAACCAATACATGCAAAACTACACCGATACAATATCACAAAATACAGATAAAAAAGTAGACAATTcttcattataatttatacaaagAAATGATCAGACATAGACTTTGTTGACAAGATGAGTATATTAGTAGAGTAGATtagtatattattattgttgtgtgGTTGTGCATAAAGTCCAGTTCATTGTTTAGCTTGACAAAGTTTAACATTCCAAGTAAATCCATTGTATTACATTGGATTTACTTGGAATGTTAAACTTTGTCATTTACTAATCTATTTGATGGTGTttgtacagtattgtttacataggtatattggagggggggggggagatcaACAGTGACAATATCAGTGATTGAATTCAGTATATCTATAACTttgttctatatatatatagttgtgtATTCTTTGCAAAAATGGGTTTAGAATTTTTGAGTTTTGGTATTAAAAGGCATTATTGTTTCCTTCCAGTGGAACAGCTGCTGTGAATAATTGCAATGAGCAGAAAGACGATGAAGACGATGTAATTTTGATGGATGaagattatgatgatgataatgatgatgagagAGATACAGGAGCTgatgaaaatgaacaaaagaaTCTCAGTCAGGCAAACAATAGTGTGATGGAACATGATGGCAATGGATCAGTAGATCTGTTTACCGATGTAAACGATGAAGGTGATACAGTTAATGACATTGCTGCCATTGGAATTACTGGAAACATTGAAAACAGTCGTCGATCTCCTGCTAAGAAAATGATAGATGAAAGAAAGAGTAGCAGGAAGAATGAAGGTCAAAATAGTTCATCACAAGATGAACTTTGGGATGATGATGACTTTTTTTATGATGACATAGTCCTGAGACAAGCAACCCAAATAGAAATGCAGTGCTCTCAAATTCAAGAAAAGAGGCCAGAGGAATTAGAGGATTTTACAAAGAATCGAAAACTGGTTGCAAGTACACCACTTGCACATAAAACAAGAAGTGTTACAGCTGCAAGTAATTCAGTTGTTATGATAAAACAGTTTAGTAAGACTGGAAATGCACATGGTGTCAAGACTGGGAAACCAGCAGTAACCAACACATGGCAGTCTAGGTCGTCTCACTCAACCGATAAAATTACAAAACCAGTAACAGGTAAAGGACTTATGACTGGAAATCTTTCCAGAACTCATCAGCAACCATTAACTGGAAAAGTGGCAAGTGTCAACACCATGACAAAGATGCAAACAAGGAGTTTTTCACCATATGGAAACCAGTTTGTCTCAAAGATGCAGACAAGAAGTGGTACACCAAATGGCAACAAGTTAGTGTCTGTGTCAAAGAGTGTGCCACACAGGTCCAATCAGTTTCAATCTAATACAATTAATAGGAATGAGACTGGTAAATCTGGGATACATAGTGGTTTAAACAATCCAGCCACCCTTAGCAGACCTGTACAAGCTGGTTGTAATGTACCAACAACTCTTGTAGGTAACAGGACATCAGTTTCACACAACAGACCTCTTCCTGGTGCAAATATCAAATCAACCTCTGCTTCAAATGCTAAATGTACACCTAACCTTCAATGCAAAGGACAGTCCAGTTTTGTAccaaaaatgaatgaaacaactTGGAAAGTGACAAGTTCATCAAGTAATTACACTGATATAGGAAATGGAAAAACTGTACAAAATGCCCCAAAACTAAATCAGCTAACCACAACTGCCAATACTTTGAACACTTTCACAACAGACATGCAGCAATTGGAAAGTAAATCAAGAGTTACAGAAAGCAATAAAACCCAACCACAAAGTAGCACCGATTATGATCTTAGTTTGACCAAAGATGACCTATTGACTCTAATGGAAGAAGATGATAGTTGGGACTTTGAAGTTTGTGATGCTCTGACTACAAATAAGCCAGAGACAGAAGCTATGAAGGACTCCATGCAATCAACTCATCAAAATTATGTGAAAGAAACCACACAAAAAGTCACTCAGCAGGCTAAGCAATTAGGAACCACCCAACAGCAAAGAAACCCAGTGATTACTAACCTAGACAGGAATAAAATATCAAAGACGGTTGCTGCTACTCACGCAAATACATCGTCAACTGCAACTGTTACCAGACGAATGATGTCTaccaacacagagaccataagAAACTGTCAGGCCAATTCTTCAATAACTTTGAGTAGTGTAAAACCACTTGGGGAGTTTGGTAAGACATCAAATACACATGGTAGTCGACCAATCCAACAATCTAACCCAGTCAACAAACCAAAGATGGACAACAacagaaatgtcaaaataaagttATCAAGCAGTCAGGGTATGTACTACTACCTGTATTGTCATTGTCAGTGTTGGATGCAAACTATCCATGTACTCTGTAATTTAAGAATTGCACAGAGTCCTggtgaaaattgaaattatcTTCACTTCAATCATCATTTAAACTCATTGAAAATTgactgaatgaaaatttgatgtcATATCTGCAGAAAGATACCTTGTATAATTTATGGGTTAATTTTCTCAAGTACAAGTCTCCCTCTTCCAGACTAAATTAATTAATCATGTCACATATcgtgaatattttgaaaataattaatatttttgcacattgtaaatattttcagatGAAAGCAGCTCTCAACGCTACACTGCTGCCGAAATTGAAAGGAAGAAGAAAGCAGCATTACAGAGAAGGCaacagaaaatacatttatCTCAATCAACTCAGCTAGAGAGCAAAGGACCAAGAACTTCAAGTCAGGGGTCCAGCAATAGCAATGGACCAAGAACTTCAAGTCAGGGGTCCAGCAATAGCAATGGACCAAGAACTTCAAGTCAGGGGTCCAACAATAGCAACACAAGCACTGTGAATTCACAGACACAAAAGAAGTATAGCTTCAGACATATCAAGACTTCATCCAAATAACAGTATGCAACTACCTGTGatctctcaatctctctctctctctctgagtgACTTCCTAAAATGATATCCTTCAGCtttaaatgagtacaaaaattGCTTGGATCTTTGAAAAGTTTTGCATCTAAGCAAACTTTGTAATCATCCAATAACAATATGGCATCTTTTTATGGAACTTACCCATAAAAGGTGTAAAGTTCCtaaatgtgtttttgtttacttgtttgggACATCGAAAGAAAGAACAGTAGCTAGACCTCTGGAGTTTTCATTATAAGCAACATATGGGACATACTGCTTCAAAGACGTACTACTTGCAGTACTTTCAGTAGTCAAAACTGTATGTTTGAATGAAAACTTAGGATGCTGACTGATAATTAGTGATTTTGAGTTTATCAACTTCATAGCATACATAAAGTATGATGTACAAACTATCATTTCCATGTTCAAACATTTATGTTCATATAATTGCATGAAAATagttgtataaattatgtatattattttctgtcctttgtaattataattttctttcatttatagatcttttttgtattgtaataaaatgagcgaaacaggttttttttttttatatataaagacAGAGCAAGTTAAGAATTGTATAATGCTGACATTTGTGTGTGGATAATAATTGCTGGACTTTATTATGACTGGCTATTATTACACAGCAATATCTGCATATGTCAATTATATTCCTGTAACCTGTTTCAACTTCATTCTCAGACTTGACATGGCGCAGAATTTGTGCTGGCTTCTTTTCTAcctgtacatttcaaataaagaataTGAATTTGACATCTTTATTTGTGAGTTTGTGGTTTAGTGGGAATATGGTATGTACTGAAATTTGCCAAGTTTAGTCAGGCATTTATACTGATCATGCATGGAACATAGCCTTCCTCTGAAGATCTTTAAATGTAGATATGACATATAAAGAAGAAATGGTACCGGTAGAAGTAACAGGTTACAAGCAACTTGCAAAGACTGATCTCAAGTtcaaacatttcttttgaaaatatacagtatattaaaTTGAACACTTTATATAGTGATATGTTTATGGTAAAAGTGGTGAAAATTTA is part of the Glandiceps talaboti chromosome 2, keGlaTala1.1, whole genome shotgun sequence genome and encodes:
- the LOC144453310 gene encoding uncharacterized protein LOC144453310, with the protein product MSIRDTFPLRKRRYSNGKQTPRRSNRLSFQGRLDSRVSLNESMNSSIDGEPEITWDNSSPSPRKCTRLASRIRKGGHVTDVSEIVKRLTVPCNGSPDSSNTDKPSTPTLLGLWMKKDGTEVNKAVDNSKKSIKATQTPVRRRNKRKVRSGRPASISSSQVTKYMRKLIEETEAHELMAKEDNEDAITDNGTAAVNNCNEQKDDEDDVILMDEDYDDDNDDERDTGADENEQKNLSQANNSVMEHDGNGSVDLFTDVNDEGDTVNDIAAIGITGNIENSRRSPAKKMIDERKSSRKNEGQNSSSQDELWDDDDFFYDDIVLRQATQIEMQCSQIQEKRPEELEDFTKNRKLVASTPLAHKTRSVTAASNSVVMIKQFSKTGNAHGVKTGKPAVTNTWQSRSSHSTDKITKPVTGKGLMTGNLSRTHQQPLTGKVASVNTMTKMQTRSFSPYGNQFVSKMQTRSGTPNGNKLVSVSKSVPHRSNQFQSNTINRNETGKSGIHSGLNNPATLSRPVQAGCNVPTTLVGNRTSVSHNRPLPGANIKSTSASNAKCTPNLQCKGQSSFVPKMNETTWKVTSSSSNYTDIGNGKTVQNAPKLNQLTTTANTLNTFTTDMQQLESKSRVTESNKTQPQSSTDYDLSLTKDDLLTLMEEDDSWDFEVCDALTTNKPETEAMKDSMQSTHQNYVKETTQKVTQQAKQLGTTQQQRNPVITNLDRNKISKTVAATHANTSSTATVTRRMMSTNTETIRNCQANSSITLSSVKPLGEFGKTSNTHGSRPIQQSNPVNKPKMDNNRNVKIKLSSSQDESSSQRYTAAEIERKKKAALQRRQQKIHLSQSTQLESKGPRTSSQGSSNSNGPRTSSQGSSNSNGPRTSSQGSNNSNTSTVNSQTQKKYSFRHIKTSSK